From Endozoicomonas sp. 8E, the proteins below share one genomic window:
- a CDS encoding NfrA family protein, which yields MSVLRSKVLWLFFALHSVALAANTMSSELFSGLSEQEQFQTFPYVDKAFRYAEAEHWQQAIDEIIKAQHLAPDHTAFALQEVRYLMAAERFDDALQHLLVLDSANNEIETRLWDLWLQTGQNEALETFRQSIDSGKYHYDQVSSTNTLYLIKKHFGLKHALSIAGSLPQDKLILSSTAQWAFDDQQWEQAIKDYQTLASMRSLTEEEAIQSGQAFVHLNDAQSAWQQVAQIGRPASSSLIVKQLLYSSYDREDDDQALRALDWLEKYNFSGSKESKAKLDIYEKEQNWTEAVMVANSLQLPCIRQIDLLIKADMTSEAVKKLNQCEKGNISDQWLNYAESIASTNIIASARTEDKELRAKQAQILANRYLIEENYEQLLKISTQLPDDLERTRFRAISQQALGQYREAAKNWYTLYQTQNDFAALGTASYLMRLDSQAEIAVKMITASISPSELLKHQTLATSLLDLYRTYPLLVDTEYLKALGMQIPDSRMASEDCFALGQCRLTKEAAEPRLLLQLAYLLEKDSPAEALKLFKLAREYPVYQTDFRIPLQIAMIHERNGNPKETRESIKTAIDLVPPTEQELLYAQDSYRNAHYGAYFGISGWIGHNIRSNTPQIIGSTSKYFTLMETGYSFQSKNFLTPENIYFNLLSGGDDKPFENNELDFGGKWRLIHQRNVFLRVGLRQGLNNDRKFRSYLRASADLIADSDYQKAWRLDKEQWWTQSLYTDATYYLNDNDYALYVRYEAGPMGVISHVQRQRWRTYGLLQGDLSDYSLYDTGSRYDMRTGFGVGWLSEWQQDAYAGFLNQLEVNIEWQLSLASDYARSGDNSLLLRFSWQR from the coding sequence ATGTCTGTATTACGTAGCAAAGTATTATGGCTATTTTTCGCCTTGCATTCAGTTGCCTTGGCAGCAAACACAATGAGTTCAGAGCTATTCTCAGGGCTATCTGAACAAGAACAATTCCAGACTTTTCCCTATGTGGATAAAGCTTTTCGGTATGCAGAGGCTGAACACTGGCAGCAGGCAATTGATGAAATAATTAAAGCTCAGCATTTAGCGCCGGATCATACAGCATTTGCACTTCAGGAAGTACGCTACTTGATGGCTGCTGAACGCTTTGATGATGCTCTGCAACATCTTTTAGTACTGGATTCTGCTAATAATGAAATAGAGACAAGATTATGGGATCTTTGGTTGCAGACAGGGCAGAATGAAGCACTAGAGACATTTCGACAATCTATAGACTCAGGAAAATACCACTATGATCAGGTTTCTTCGACCAATACTTTGTACCTGATTAAAAAACACTTTGGTCTGAAGCACGCTTTGAGTATTGCAGGCTCTTTGCCTCAAGATAAATTGATCCTTAGCTCTACCGCACAATGGGCTTTTGATGATCAGCAATGGGAGCAAGCTATTAAAGATTATCAAACCCTTGCAAGTATGCGCTCCCTGACCGAAGAAGAAGCTATCCAGTCAGGACAGGCTTTTGTTCATCTCAATGATGCTCAGAGTGCCTGGCAGCAGGTTGCACAGATCGGCCGTCCGGCATCATCTTCTTTGATTGTGAAGCAGTTACTTTATAGCTCTTATGATCGGGAAGATGATGATCAAGCTCTGAGGGCTTTAGATTGGTTAGAGAAATATAATTTTTCGGGCAGTAAAGAAAGCAAGGCCAAACTGGATATCTATGAAAAGGAGCAAAACTGGACCGAAGCAGTCATGGTAGCAAACAGTTTGCAACTTCCCTGCATCCGGCAAATTGATCTGCTAATAAAAGCAGATATGACGTCTGAGGCAGTCAAAAAATTAAACCAATGTGAAAAGGGCAACATTTCAGATCAATGGCTAAATTATGCCGAAAGTATAGCCTCGACCAATATTATTGCTTCTGCGAGAACTGAAGATAAGGAACTCAGAGCAAAACAAGCGCAAATATTGGCAAATCGTTATTTGATTGAAGAGAACTATGAACAGCTGCTAAAAATTAGCACCCAGTTGCCGGACGATCTCGAGCGAACCCGATTTCGGGCCATTTCGCAACAGGCTCTTGGGCAGTACAGAGAGGCTGCAAAAAACTGGTATACCCTTTATCAAACGCAAAATGACTTTGCAGCACTCGGAACAGCCAGCTATCTCATGAGGCTTGATAGTCAGGCTGAGATTGCAGTTAAAATGATAACCGCTTCTATAAGTCCGTCAGAGCTATTAAAGCACCAGACGCTAGCTACAAGTTTGCTGGACCTTTATCGGACCTATCCCCTACTGGTAGACACTGAATATTTGAAAGCTCTGGGTATGCAAATTCCAGATAGTAGAATGGCATCAGAAGACTGCTTTGCGTTGGGACAATGTAGGCTTACCAAGGAGGCCGCTGAGCCACGGCTTCTTTTACAACTGGCCTATTTACTAGAAAAAGACTCTCCTGCAGAGGCTTTAAAATTATTTAAACTGGCCCGTGAATATCCTGTTTACCAGACTGACTTTCGGATACCGCTACAAATAGCCATGATCCACGAAAGGAATGGTAATCCTAAAGAGACAAGAGAAAGTATTAAGACAGCCATTGACTTGGTTCCGCCCACAGAGCAAGAGCTTTTGTATGCTCAGGACAGCTATCGAAACGCTCACTATGGTGCGTATTTTGGTATCAGTGGCTGGATAGGTCATAATATTCGCAGCAATACTCCTCAAATAATAGGAAGTACCAGTAAATACTTTACTCTGATGGAAACAGGTTATTCCTTCCAAAGTAAAAACTTTCTGACGCCAGAAAACATCTACTTTAACTTATTATCAGGTGGTGATGACAAACCATTTGAGAACAATGAACTCGACTTTGGTGGTAAGTGGCGTTTGATTCACCAGCGTAATGTTTTTCTTAGGGTTGGTTTACGTCAGGGTCTAAATAATGATAGAAAGTTTCGTTCCTACCTCAGAGCATCGGCTGATTTAATTGCTGATAGTGATTATCAAAAGGCTTGGCGATTAGATAAAGAGCAGTGGTGGACTCAATCACTGTATACGGATGCCACTTATTACCTTAATGATAATGATTATGCATTGTATGTTCGTTATGAGGCTGGACCTATGGGAGTAATTTCACATGTCCAACGGCAGCGCTGGCGCACTTACGGACTGCTGCAGGGAGATCTCAGTGATTATTCGTTGTACGATACAGGCAGTCGTTATGATATGCGAACAGGTTTTGGTGTCGGATGGCTATCTGAGTGGCAGCAGGATGCTTATGCAGGCTTTCTGAATCAACTGGAAGTTAATATCGAATGGCAGCTATCTCTGGCAAGTGATTATGCTCGCTCAGGTGATAACAGCCTGTTGTTAAGGTTCTCCTGGCAACGCTGA
- a CDS encoding heavy metal translocating P-type ATPase has product MSTCTSTKSCCSVDKVVQPATAIGATTRYKWSVGGMDCASCATNIEKALAVTPGVKQVRVAFATERLVIDLDQKVSPKNIEKTVKQLGFTLKSTDRKEAEEPLWKAHSTFTLLAVVMTLAGTFMYFDPVWGSSGFLVATTLGVLPFARKALIQIRNGTWFGIETLMTLAALGALILGETVEAGLVLLLFSLGELLEGFAGRKAKAGIKSLMQLTPDTAWKVQDGERIEVPAYSLVPGERIEVLPGDRLPVDAVLDSSHGSFDESAVTGESIPVNRKANEKIMAGSMVVDQPVRLTVVSEPGENAIDRIVNLIEEAEERRAPVARMVDAFSAWYTPLVMGLAALVMIIPPLFSGADWTPWAYKALTLLLIACPCALVVSIPAAVTSALASAARFGALVKGGAALEQLRNIRMLAFDKTGTLTEGKPRVTRVVGISEQEDKVLSLAGSLEMGSSHPLANAIIDETKNRNLRFSEATDIRVLTGRGVQGTVSGRDIKVVAPRYIDEKDLGENKSTIESLESEGYTVVVVQDGEAILGLISLADTLREDAVEAIRKLKNIGIGSIMLTGDNRRTAATIADKLGIDYQAELSPEDKVKALQAIQAQNNGAVAMVGDGINDAPALKTAELGIAMGRGSDVALETADAALTHERLLELPRMIQLSKKTASITRQNIALALGVNTLFLLTTLFGMTGLMAAVLSDAGGTVLVTLNALRLMRKECVQVKVL; this is encoded by the coding sequence ATGTCCACATGCACATCGACGAAAAGCTGCTGCTCAGTAGACAAAGTGGTCCAGCCCGCCACCGCCATTGGAGCGACTACTCGCTATAAATGGTCCGTGGGTGGGATGGACTGCGCCAGCTGTGCAACAAACATCGAAAAAGCACTGGCTGTCACCCCCGGCGTCAAGCAGGTCAGAGTCGCCTTCGCGACAGAACGCCTTGTGATTGACCTGGATCAGAAAGTCTCCCCCAAAAACATCGAGAAAACAGTAAAACAGCTCGGGTTTACCCTGAAAAGCACAGACCGTAAAGAAGCGGAGGAGCCTCTCTGGAAAGCCCATTCGACCTTCACCCTCCTCGCTGTAGTGATGACCCTGGCTGGAACCTTCATGTACTTTGACCCGGTATGGGGTTCATCGGGCTTTCTGGTAGCGACCACGCTGGGTGTTCTGCCTTTTGCCAGAAAAGCACTCATCCAGATTCGTAATGGCACCTGGTTCGGTATTGAAACCCTGATGACCCTGGCCGCATTAGGTGCCCTGATATTGGGTGAAACCGTTGAAGCAGGTTTGGTGCTGTTACTGTTTTCTCTGGGTGAACTGTTGGAAGGTTTTGCCGGAAGAAAAGCCAAAGCTGGCATTAAAAGCCTGATGCAACTCACGCCAGACACAGCCTGGAAAGTACAAGACGGTGAACGAATAGAAGTACCTGCATACTCTCTGGTGCCCGGTGAGCGGATTGAAGTGTTACCCGGCGATCGTTTACCGGTCGATGCCGTTCTTGATTCCAGTCACGGCTCTTTTGACGAGAGTGCGGTGACGGGCGAGTCCATTCCAGTGAACAGGAAAGCTAATGAAAAGATCATGGCGGGCTCCATGGTGGTCGATCAGCCTGTTCGATTAACAGTGGTATCAGAACCCGGTGAGAACGCCATTGATCGCATCGTTAACCTGATAGAAGAGGCGGAAGAACGCCGTGCACCGGTGGCCAGAATGGTCGATGCATTCAGTGCCTGGTACACACCACTGGTCATGGGGCTGGCAGCTCTGGTCATGATCATCCCTCCGCTGTTTAGCGGCGCGGACTGGACGCCCTGGGCCTACAAAGCCTTGACGCTGCTGTTGATTGCCTGCCCCTGTGCACTGGTCGTATCCATTCCAGCCGCAGTCACGTCGGCACTGGCTTCTGCGGCGCGCTTCGGTGCGCTGGTTAAAGGTGGCGCAGCTCTGGAACAACTGAGAAATATCAGAATGCTGGCTTTTGATAAAACCGGCACCCTGACTGAGGGTAAACCCAGGGTTACCCGGGTGGTAGGCATCAGCGAGCAGGAAGATAAAGTACTCTCTCTGGCAGGCTCTTTAGAAATGGGTTCCAGCCATCCTCTGGCTAACGCCATTATTGATGAAACCAAAAACAGGAATCTCAGGTTCTCAGAAGCGACAGACATCCGGGTTTTAACGGGTCGTGGGGTTCAGGGCACCGTCTCAGGACGAGACATAAAAGTAGTCGCTCCCCGTTATATTGATGAAAAGGATCTTGGTGAAAACAAATCCACCATCGAGTCCTTGGAATCAGAAGGCTACACGGTGGTGGTCGTTCAGGATGGAGAAGCCATTCTGGGTCTTATCAGCCTGGCCGACACACTGAGAGAAGACGCTGTTGAAGCGATCAGAAAGCTCAAAAATATCGGTATTGGCAGTATCATGCTAACCGGCGACAACCGACGTACAGCCGCCACTATTGCCGACAAACTGGGAATAGACTACCAAGCGGAGTTATCACCGGAAGACAAGGTGAAAGCCCTTCAGGCCATTCAGGCTCAAAATAATGGCGCTGTCGCCATGGTAGGCGATGGCATCAACGATGCACCCGCGCTGAAAACCGCTGAGTTGGGCATTGCCATGGGACGAGGCAGTGACGTGGCCCTGGAAACAGCGGATGCCGCCCTCACCCACGAGCGGCTGTTAGAACTGCCTCGTATGATTCAGTTGTCAAAGAAAACAGCAAGTATTACCCGTCAGAATATTGCCCTGGCACTGGGCGTAAATACCCTGTTTCTGTTGACTACCCTGTTTGGTATGACGGGGTTGATGGCCGCTGTGCTTTCGGATGCGGGTGGTACGGTTTTGGTGACTTTGAATGCTCTGAGGCTTATGAGAAAAGAATGCGTACAGGTCAAGGTTCTCTAA
- a CDS encoding heme-binding protein codes for MFRQGQGNGGSLIYKQALRQQQHRNNKKNIEETTMKKSIIALAFIATGLATGVQAKTTALPTLTDGAALELVNQGLQFCRKDGYNVSVAVVDRTGSLKAFGRSELAGPHTVDSAQKKAFTAASMGQPTANLAKLVTDKPFLQGLKDMDSRMLLLGGGMPIKVDGQIVGGIGIGGAPGGHLDQACAEQAIKVALK; via the coding sequence ATGTTCAGGCAAGGTCAGGGCAATGGTGGCTCACTAATCTACAAACAGGCGCTGAGACAACAGCAACACAGAAACAACAAGAAAAACATTGAGGAAACCACCATGAAAAAGAGCATTATCGCACTGGCCTTCATTGCTACCGGACTGGCTACTGGTGTGCAGGCAAAAACCACTGCTCTGCCAACCCTGACTGACGGAGCTGCTCTGGAGCTGGTCAACCAGGGTCTGCAATTCTGTCGCAAAGACGGTTACAACGTCAGTGTTGCTGTTGTTGACCGCACAGGTTCCCTGAAAGCCTTCGGACGTTCCGAGCTGGCTGGACCACACACTGTGGACAGTGCTCAGAAAAAAGCGTTCACCGCAGCCTCCATGGGTCAGCCTACTGCCAACCTGGCCAAACTGGTGACCGACAAGCCTTTCCTGCAAGGTCTGAAAGATATGGACTCACGCATGTTGCTGCTCGGTGGCGGTATGCCCATCAAGGTTGACGGACAGATTGTGGGTGGCATCGGAATTGGCGGTGCGCCAGGTGGTCACCTGGACCAGGCTTGCGCTGAGCAGGCAATCAAGGTAGCCCTCAAGTAA
- a CDS encoding response regulator transcription factor — MNILMVEDDSVISTFVSDGLKEHGYGVAQCQSAEEALDEVVVEPFDLAIVDIMLPGMNGLDLVKTLRGQGVAFPILFLSARKAVDDKVSGLRIGGDDYLTKPFSFNELLARIEVLLRRNQSTQTQTVLSEKLSFHSLSFDPSRKLAWRGDKKLSLQPREMVLLEFFLRNRERVISRTQIMEHVWDYQFDPQTNVVDVLVCRLRGKIDKDESVKLLHTIRGMGYVLRAGE; from the coding sequence TTGAATATCCTGATGGTAGAAGACGACTCAGTTATATCCACCTTTGTCAGTGACGGCTTAAAAGAACATGGTTATGGCGTTGCCCAGTGCCAGAGTGCAGAGGAAGCTCTGGATGAAGTGGTGGTTGAGCCTTTTGATTTGGCCATTGTGGATATTATGCTTCCGGGAATGAACGGTCTGGATCTGGTGAAAACACTCAGAGGGCAGGGTGTCGCTTTTCCTATTCTTTTTCTCAGTGCACGAAAGGCAGTAGACGACAAGGTTTCTGGTCTGCGAATCGGTGGGGATGACTATCTCACCAAGCCCTTTTCTTTTAATGAGCTTTTGGCGCGGATAGAAGTACTGCTTCGTCGAAACCAGTCTACCCAGACACAGACAGTGTTATCTGAGAAACTGAGTTTCCACAGCCTCAGTTTTGATCCTTCCCGAAAGCTGGCCTGGCGAGGGGATAAAAAACTCTCCCTTCAACCCCGAGAAATGGTTCTGCTGGAGTTCTTTCTTCGAAATCGTGAGAGAGTGATTTCCAGAACACAAATCATGGAGCATGTCTGGGATTATCAGTTCGACCCACAAACCAATGTTGTTGATGTTTTGGTCTGTCGGCTGAGAGGCAAGATTGATAAAGATGAATCCGTAAAACTGCTGCACACGATCAGGGGGATGGGTTATGTGCTCAGAGCCGGTGAATAA
- a CDS encoding HAMP domain-containing sensor histidine kinase — MTPTKRILTFWFGFIMLMIASGLGAVSYHLFEEELVSRDAQLLKVINNNMQRIYNSNGQKKILSVLERDRYFLRLSGYSASLWANDGELLFHEGVDLPFSLTETLSDGSLVTRQLIGNQTLVLSLSGKLRYEELASFRNVMLVTLLALWVISILLVAWLNERMLRPIRKLVEHVKTLQRKGLQDKLPLSSSRNSELGQLTLLFNQQMSRIDQLIRSLEDTLNAAAHDLRTPLTRMRLSAEKAMINNDPRVLKESLMDCLEESERMLAMVNSLLDVAAVEQHLDARDRNRANLSDLITEAAQPYEYLAEEKRIRLSFELPEAMNVLASPNRLRQVFANLLDNALKFTPEEGSILVSARQEGDEWRVSVKDSGSGIAASDLPHIFDRLYRGDTSRKTPGFGLGLSLVKAIIEAHDGRIKVESKKGQGTEFNCLLPAA; from the coding sequence ATGACACCCACCAAGCGAATACTTACTTTCTGGTTTGGATTCATTATGCTGATGATTGCCTCCGGTCTGGGAGCCGTCAGTTATCACCTGTTTGAAGAGGAATTAGTCAGCCGGGATGCTCAGCTGTTGAAAGTAATCAACAACAATATGCAGCGCATATACAACAGCAATGGTCAGAAAAAGATTCTGTCAGTGCTGGAGCGTGATCGTTATTTTTTGCGTTTGAGTGGCTACAGTGCCAGCCTTTGGGCCAATGATGGCGAGTTACTTTTTCACGAGGGTGTCGATCTGCCGTTCTCTTTGACCGAAACTTTGAGTGATGGAAGTTTGGTCACCAGGCAGTTGATTGGCAATCAGACACTGGTGCTGAGTCTTTCCGGCAAACTGCGTTATGAAGAGCTGGCCAGCTTTCGCAATGTTATGCTGGTAACGCTGTTGGCACTCTGGGTCATCAGCATTCTTCTGGTAGCCTGGCTGAATGAGCGGATGCTGAGACCCATCCGCAAGCTGGTGGAACATGTTAAAACACTGCAAAGAAAGGGCTTGCAGGATAAACTTCCACTGTCGTCATCCAGAAACAGTGAGTTAGGCCAGCTAACTCTGCTCTTTAATCAGCAGATGAGCCGGATTGATCAGTTGATTCGGAGTCTTGAAGACACTCTGAATGCGGCAGCCCATGATCTCAGAACCCCTTTGACCCGGATGCGACTCAGTGCAGAAAAAGCCATGATTAATAATGATCCCAGGGTATTGAAAGAAAGCCTGATGGATTGCCTGGAAGAAAGCGAAAGAATGTTGGCTATGGTCAACAGTCTGCTGGATGTGGCAGCAGTGGAGCAGCATTTGGATGCCAGAGATCGTAACCGGGCCAATTTGTCTGATCTGATTACCGAAGCGGCTCAACCCTACGAATATCTGGCGGAAGAGAAGCGCATCCGCCTCAGCTTTGAGCTGCCTGAGGCCATGAATGTCCTGGCCAGTCCAAACCGGTTACGACAGGTATTTGCCAACCTTCTGGATAATGCCCTCAAATTTACTCCGGAAGAGGGCAGTATTCTGGTTTCAGCCCGACAAGAAGGCGACGAGTGGCGAGTGTCAGTGAAGGATTCTGGCAGTGGAATTGCCGCATCTGATCTGCCTCATATTTTCGATCGCCTTTATCGGGGTGATACCAGTCGAAAAACACCGGGGTTTGGTCTTGGACTGTCTCTAGTCAAAGCGATTATTGAGGCCCACGATGGCAGGATCAAGGTAGAAAGCAAAAAAGGGCAGGGGACCGAGTTTAACTGCCTGTTGCCAGCAGCTTGA
- a CDS encoding RING finger protein: MTMLYALKSLFFLVLLFFYQQGLANDTYRLEKFRNYQMKNWKPLSKEQQMRTGQPGMSPLENIRIGFVRLNLASDDLTGDGRLEICEDYEVDEQDFNRLNNFYFNYVNRGNPQRRKVRIQRVLRLIQRIFAMNINMTNGQSPADKQRVGAKAKSLFEQLFLSVKVNGRSNPYFHYFFLGSAAHQSSHVGVNHGLVLMLLAFLGPHFLSPYDFYTYCKVLGNRYTKQSYGRAFDSSLLSENINEYNSPQSIANQLIAAQLDAETALLIGLTAIASAAFQCVNLDKELQETLETVLREYLQDDLLIILHSNIVSYCHPVSSCPAPRAMFTGAGIERFTRSLVGIDFSSESSDSEYFVEESNSEHQDQSIVIQQQNELITQLRRELAYQTATEEAGAVGGVSGETKKCPLCTGQMTDNIVLNRCGHAGFCKNCAEQLVYEQRKCPFCRDIPLSYIKIRDMSFP, from the coding sequence ATGACCATGCTGTATGCCTTAAAGTCACTTTTTTTTTTAGTACTTTTGTTTTTTTATCAGCAGGGACTGGCAAACGACACTTATCGCCTTGAAAAATTTCGCAATTACCAAATGAAAAACTGGAAACCACTTTCAAAAGAGCAACAAATGCGCACGGGGCAACCCGGCATGAGCCCACTTGAAAACATCCGCATTGGCTTTGTCAGACTTAACTTAGCCTCTGACGATTTAACCGGAGATGGGCGACTGGAAATCTGTGAAGATTACGAGGTTGATGAGCAAGACTTTAATCGTTTGAACAACTTTTATTTTAATTATGTGAACAGGGGTAATCCTCAACGTCGAAAAGTTCGAATTCAAAGAGTGTTGAGACTCATACAGCGAATATTCGCTATGAATATAAATATGACCAATGGACAAAGCCCGGCTGATAAACAGCGAGTTGGAGCAAAGGCAAAAAGTCTCTTTGAACAATTGTTTTTGTCTGTAAAAGTAAATGGCAGAAGTAATCCATATTTCCATTATTTCTTTTTAGGTTCGGCGGCACATCAGTCCAGTCATGTCGGTGTTAATCATGGTCTGGTCCTGATGCTTCTTGCTTTTCTTGGTCCCCACTTTCTTTCCCCGTATGACTTTTATACTTATTGTAAAGTGCTGGGTAACAGATATACCAAACAAAGTTACGGCCGAGCATTCGACAGTTCATTGCTTTCTGAAAATATCAATGAATATAATTCTCCGCAAAGCATTGCCAATCAATTAATTGCAGCCCAGTTGGACGCAGAAACAGCACTTCTAATCGGTTTAACTGCAATAGCATCAGCAGCTTTCCAGTGCGTGAATCTTGATAAGGAATTGCAAGAGACACTAGAAACTGTGTTACGAGAATACTTGCAAGACGATCTTCTGATCATTCTTCACAGCAATATTGTCAGCTATTGCCACCCTGTTAGCTCATGCCCGGCACCCAGAGCTATGTTTACCGGGGCAGGCATCGAAAGGTTTACACGCAGTCTTGTAGGCATTGACTTCAGTTCTGAGAGTTCAGACAGTGAGTATTTTGTTGAGGAGTCAAATTCTGAGCATCAGGATCAGTCGATAGTCATACAACAACAAAATGAACTGATAACCCAACTACGACGGGAATTAGCATACCAAACCGCAACGGAGGAAGCAGGTGCAGTTGGAGGAGTCTCAGGAGAAACCAAAAAATGCCCACTTTGTACCGGACAAATGACAGATAATATAGTGTTAAATCGCTGTGGACACGCCGGTTTTTGCAAGAACTGTGCTGAGCAACTTGTATATGAACAGAGGAAGTGTCCCTTTTGTCGGGATATACCGTTGTCGTATATTAAGATTCGTGACATGTCTTTTCCCTGA